One genomic segment of Sphingorhabdus sp. M41 includes these proteins:
- a CDS encoding glutathione S-transferase family protein, whose amino-acid sequence MTLKYYHAEPAANSLKSMIPLKEKGLEFESIYVDLHKFEQHSDWFIAINPEGQVPVLDHNGAIITHTTVINEYLEDVFPEIPLRPRDPVGAARMRYWNKFVDEHVTNQVSMHGWHRMVGVIARNIESGEFEKLLEKIPLPHQREKWKTARSGFSEADLAESTRKIIFACDKVEEQLADGPWLVGDMYTTADINFYSHCGMMVNRMFPELEVDDNYPRLANWRERMEARPGVKAALEMPDHTNPELRTFTGHAK is encoded by the coding sequence ATGACGCTCAAATATTATCATGCGGAACCCGCCGCAAACTCGCTGAAATCGATGATTCCGCTCAAGGAAAAAGGGCTGGAATTCGAAAGCATCTATGTCGATCTGCACAAGTTCGAACAGCATAGCGACTGGTTCATTGCGATCAATCCAGAAGGGCAGGTCCCGGTCCTCGATCATAATGGCGCGATCATCACCCACACGACCGTGATCAACGAATATCTGGAAGATGTGTTTCCGGAAATCCCGCTTCGTCCGCGCGATCCGGTCGGTGCGGCGCGGATGCGTTACTGGAATAAATTTGTCGACGAGCATGTAACCAACCAGGTGTCGATGCACGGCTGGCACCGGATGGTGGGTGTGATTGCGCGCAATATCGAAAGCGGTGAATTTGAAAAATTGCTCGAGAAAATTCCGCTTCCGCACCAGCGCGAGAAATGGAAGACCGCACGGTCCGGATTCAGCGAGGCGGATCTGGCGGAATCGACGCGCAAGATCATCTTCGCCTGTGACAAGGTTGAAGAACAACTGGCGGATGGCCCCTGGCTGGTCGGCGACATGTACACGACCGCCGATATCAATTTTTACAGCCATTGCGGCATGATGGTCAATCGCATGTTCCCGGAACTGGAAGTGGACGATAATTACCCGCGTCTTGCCAACTGGCGGGAACGGATGGAGGCGCGCCCGGGTGTCAAAGCGGCACTGGAAATGCCCGACCACACCAATCCAGAATTGAGAACCTTCACGGGTCATGCGAAATAG
- a CDS encoding glutathione S-transferase family protein, whose translation MNDVTLYHWEPNANSGKPMLALMEKDVAFDSHYLDLLNFDQHDPKYLAINPQGTIPAMTHGKLVLTESTAIMEYVDEAFDGPRLMPEDAKEQWRIRWWMKFMDQWLAPSFSMFGWKFFVGPNAREQRGEEELEAAINRIPLPERQVAWRKAVYGLFSDEEMAESGRRIGVGIRMLEDELGKREWLASDNYSLADVNGFNLAYALPLSQPELSNDELTPNIMRWLRAIYARPATKACWAMGKTDMVKRVDILEQDYIA comes from the coding sequence ATGAACGATGTTACCCTTTACCATTGGGAACCCAATGCCAATTCGGGAAAACCGATGCTCGCATTGATGGAAAAAGACGTGGCCTTTGACAGCCACTATCTCGACCTCCTGAATTTTGATCAGCATGATCCGAAATATCTCGCGATAAATCCGCAGGGCACGATTCCGGCGATGACCCATGGCAAACTGGTGCTCACCGAATCGACCGCGATCATGGAATATGTCGACGAGGCTTTTGACGGCCCCCGCCTGATGCCAGAAGACGCGAAAGAACAATGGCGCATTCGTTGGTGGATGAAGTTCATGGACCAGTGGCTGGCACCCAGCTTCTCGATGTTCGGCTGGAAATTTTTCGTCGGGCCCAATGCGCGCGAACAGCGTGGTGAAGAAGAGCTGGAAGCCGCAATCAACCGCATTCCGCTACCCGAGCGTCAGGTGGCTTGGCGCAAGGCAGTCTACGGACTGTTCAGCGATGAGGAAATGGCCGAATCAGGGCGCCGCATTGGCGTGGGTATTCGCATGCTTGAGGACGAGCTGGGCAAAAGAGAATGGCTCGCCAGCGACAATTATAGCCTCGCCGATGTGAACGGCTTCAACCTGGCTTATGCGTTGCCCCTGTCGCAGCCGGAGCTTTCCAATGATGAACTGACGCCCAATATCATGCGCTGGTTGCGCGCAATCTATGCGCGCCCGGCAACGAAAGCCTGCTGGGCGATGGGCAAGACCGACATGGTGAAGCGTGTCGACATATTAGAGCAGGATTATATCGCATGA
- the purU gene encoding formyltetrahydrofolate deformylase, whose amino-acid sequence MSANRQILTLSCADQPGLVARVAKILADNGGNIVDSRQFNDSETRHFFMRVVFDLSEGSNVTAISDELGVFATEKPMEWKLRGSDERPKVMLMVSKFDHCLGDLLYRHRIGEMPMDVVGIICNHPRDALKISLIGDVPFHHLPITKDTKPQQEAQIKALVTESGADLVVLARYMQILSDDLASFLSGRCINIHHSFLPGFKGAKPYHQAHARGVKMIGATAHYVTADLDEGPIIHQDVEAISHADTPEALVSKGRDIERRVLAQAVHYHLSDRVFLNGNKTVVFKN is encoded by the coding sequence ATGTCAGCAAACCGACAAATTCTAACATTGTCCTGTGCCGATCAACCGGGACTGGTCGCACGCGTTGCAAAAATATTGGCCGACAATGGCGGCAATATTGTCGACTCGCGACAGTTTAACGATAGCGAAACCAGACACTTCTTCATGCGCGTTGTCTTCGACTTGTCGGAAGGCTCCAATGTCACAGCCATTTCCGACGAGCTGGGCGTTTTCGCCACAGAAAAGCCGATGGAATGGAAGCTTCGTGGCAGCGACGAACGGCCGAAGGTCATGCTGATGGTATCCAAATTCGACCATTGTCTGGGCGATCTTCTATATCGTCACCGGATCGGAGAAATGCCGATGGATGTGGTTGGCATCATCTGCAACCATCCGCGCGACGCCCTGAAAATATCGCTGATCGGAGACGTCCCTTTCCACCATCTTCCGATCACCAAGGACACCAAGCCGCAGCAAGAAGCACAGATCAAGGCGCTGGTCACCGAAAGCGGAGCTGATCTCGTTGTCCTCGCCCGCTATATGCAGATATTGTCGGATGATCTTGCCAGCTTTCTGTCCGGCCGCTGCATCAATATCCATCACAGCTTCCTGCCCGGCTTCAAGGGCGCCAAGCCTTATCACCAGGCGCACGCGCGCGGCGTCAAGATGATCGGCGCCACCGCTCATTATGTGACCGCTGATCTGGATGAAGGTCCGATCATTCATCAGGATGTGGAAGCGATCAGCCATGCCGATACACCGGAAGCTCTGGTCAGCAAGGGACGCGACATCGAACGCCGGGTTTTAGCGCAAGCGGTACATTATCATTTGTCGGATCGTGTGTTCCTGAACGGGAACAAGACGGTTGTTTTCAAGAACTGA
- a CDS encoding SDR family NAD(P)-dependent oxidoreductase has product MTGISGRHFIITGASTGIGFATSQMLSRRGASVSMFARTESKLADAAAKINRDGGSTFCVPVDVSDKDALMAAFTKAESEFGPADGLFANAGSGGKFSILADYADDDFDDVIRTNLTSVYWAIKRVLPSMIKRRRGSIVVTGSLASERGMPGNIAYVASKHGVLGVARAAAIEAAPHNVRVNCVIPGLIETPMLMGLDPDASAEAIRDKLGKAVPQGRVGSAAEVAEMVCFLLSDAASHVTAQSIAVDGGILGTQTPI; this is encoded by the coding sequence GTGACAGGTATATCCGGTCGCCATTTCATCATAACCGGCGCATCCACCGGCATCGGTTTTGCGACCAGCCAGATGCTGAGCCGCCGCGGTGCATCTGTGTCCATGTTCGCACGGACCGAAAGCAAGCTTGCCGATGCCGCAGCAAAGATCAATCGCGATGGCGGAAGTACATTTTGCGTGCCGGTCGATGTGTCCGATAAAGACGCCTTGATGGCGGCGTTCACCAAGGCGGAAAGTGAATTCGGACCGGCGGATGGCCTATTTGCCAATGCCGGTTCCGGTGGCAAGTTTTCGATTTTGGCGGACTATGCGGATGACGATTTCGATGATGTCATTCGGACAAATCTGACCAGCGTCTACTGGGCGATCAAGCGGGTTTTGCCTTCTATGATCAAGCGTCGGCGCGGATCGATCGTGGTCACTGGCAGCCTCGCAAGCGAGCGAGGCATGCCGGGAAATATTGCCTATGTTGCATCAAAGCACGGGGTGTTGGGCGTAGCGCGCGCTGCAGCGATTGAAGCCGCGCCGCACAATGTTCGCGTCAATTGCGTCATTCCCGGCCTGATCGAAACACCGATGCTGATGGGGCTCGATCCCGATGCGTCGGCAGAAGCTATTCGCGACAAGCTGGGCAAGGCTGTGCCGCAGGGACGGGTCGGTTCGGCCGCCGAAGTGGCCGAAATGGTCTGTTTCCTGCTGTCCGACGCTGCAAGCCACGTCACCGCGCAATCAATAGCCGTCGATGGCGGCATTCTTGGAACCCAAACTCCTATCTGA
- a CDS encoding alpha/beta fold hydrolase produces the protein MASFILIHGSWHGGWCFDGIKALLEKQGHEVIAPDLPGMGGDEEELRAVTLQGWADFAAGLCRKATQKPVILAGHSRGGLVVSQAAETAPDAIDALVYICAMMLPDGMSRAQFKKLEGPNPGFDAIITSVAKGAGTAVDGEGGRDIFAQLSPEDLVDNAMERLVVEPHGPRSEPLRLTADGFGSLPRTYVECTEDRTIPIDSQRRMQKLVPGATIVTLDADHSPFLSRPEELAAALIAAAEQVSS, from the coding sequence ATGGCCAGTTTTATCCTGATTCACGGTTCGTGGCATGGCGGCTGGTGTTTCGATGGCATCAAGGCCTTGCTGGAAAAGCAGGGGCATGAAGTGATTGCGCCTGATCTTCCCGGCATGGGCGGGGATGAAGAGGAATTGCGGGCGGTCACCCTGCAGGGCTGGGCTGATTTTGCAGCCGGACTGTGCAGGAAGGCTACGCAAAAGCCTGTGATATTGGCGGGCCATAGTCGCGGCGGACTGGTTGTCAGCCAGGCGGCGGAAACCGCTCCGGATGCGATTGACGCACTCGTCTATATTTGCGCCATGATGTTGCCCGACGGGATGTCGCGAGCGCAGTTCAAGAAGCTGGAAGGGCCGAACCCGGGCTTTGATGCGATTATCACTTCGGTCGCGAAAGGAGCGGGCACAGCGGTTGACGGGGAAGGGGGGCGAGACATATTCGCGCAGCTTTCACCGGAAGATCTGGTCGACAATGCCATGGAACGACTGGTCGTTGAACCGCATGGCCCGCGATCCGAGCCGCTGAGACTGACCGCCGACGGCTTTGGTTCCTTGCCCAGAACCTATGTCGAATGCACGGAAGATCGAACCATCCCGATCGACAGCCAGCGCAGGATGCAGAAATTGGTACCGGGTGCCACTATCGTCACGCTCGATGCAGACCATTCGCCATTTCTGTCACGACCGGAAGAGCTGGCGGCGGCATTGATCGCCGCCGCCGAGCAGGTCAGTTCTTGA
- a CDS encoding glutathione S-transferase family protein — MGITLYTAATPNGWKASITLEELALPYELKTISFDENEQKSDWYLKINPNGRIPALVDDGFPIFESGAIMTYLAEKTGKLMPTDLKGKTKVMQWLMFQMGGVGPMMGQANVFFRYFPEKIQPAIDRYQRETRRLLEVLDGHLANNEYLADDYSIADIANWSWVHSYQWSGVNIEGLDHLARWIDLVGARPAVQRGRDIPTPRDRAAEEAAAAKTGPQMLS; from the coding sequence ATGGGAATTACTCTATATACCGCCGCAACGCCAAATGGCTGGAAGGCATCTATCACGCTTGAAGAATTGGCATTGCCCTACGAACTCAAGACTATTTCCTTCGACGAGAATGAGCAGAAATCCGACTGGTATTTAAAGATCAATCCCAACGGCCGGATCCCGGCTCTGGTTGATGACGGCTTCCCCATTTTTGAATCGGGAGCGATCATGACTTATCTGGCGGAAAAAACCGGCAAGCTCATGCCGACAGACCTGAAGGGAAAGACCAAGGTCATGCAATGGCTGATGTTTCAGATGGGCGGTGTTGGGCCGATGATGGGTCAGGCCAATGTATTCTTCCGCTATTTCCCGGAGAAGATTCAACCGGCTATTGATCGCTACCAGCGTGAAACCCGGCGATTGCTGGAGGTGCTCGATGGTCATCTGGCCAATAATGAATATCTCGCGGACGACTATTCGATCGCCGATATTGCCAACTGGTCCTGGGTGCATTCCTATCAATGGTCCGGCGTAAACATCGAAGGTCTCGATCATCTGGCGCGCTGGATTGATCTCGTGGGTGCTCGTCCAGCAGTCCAGCGTGGCCGTGACATTCCGACACCGCGTGACCGGGCCGCCGAAGAGGCTGCTGCCGCAAAGACCGGCCCCCAAATGCTGTCATAA
- a CDS encoding glutathione S-transferase family protein — protein MSMTLYHGQPNGPSLTVLAALFEKGLDADLQFIDLAAGERHAQPWAGQTEVAMSIEGEGPVLLVDGEAMADSVFVGCYLDDIGSGPLLRPTDPYARWQVMMWCRQMIERLAPAAGYLGIHEASAPDISDDVLAAIQSEDLRARWADWRSGKFEDEKLEDSRVKVAQAVEKCEAQLDGRDWLFGDFSLADLETYAWLAAMADIVPDAFVDAPRTADWLARMKARPSIAKALDLATTDKPEKAWAPGPEINRWG, from the coding sequence ATGAGCATGACCCTATATCACGGCCAGCCCAATGGTCCGTCGCTTACCGTATTGGCGGCATTGTTCGAAAAAGGCTTGGATGCCGACCTGCAATTTATTGATCTCGCGGCTGGTGAACGCCACGCCCAGCCTTGGGCCGGACAGACGGAAGTTGCGATGAGCATCGAAGGCGAAGGCCCGGTATTGCTGGTCGATGGCGAGGCAATGGCCGACAGCGTGTTTGTCGGCTGCTACCTTGATGACATCGGCAGCGGGCCGTTGCTGCGCCCGACTGACCCTTATGCTCGCTGGCAGGTAATGATGTGGTGCCGCCAGATGATCGAACGGCTGGCACCGGCTGCGGGTTATCTCGGTATCCATGAAGCGTCGGCACCGGACATCAGCGATGACGTGCTGGCCGCGATCCAAAGCGAAGACTTGCGCGCGCGCTGGGCGGATTGGCGCAGCGGCAAGTTCGAGGACGAAAAGCTTGAGGATTCGCGGGTCAAGGTGGCTCAGGCGGTCGAGAAATGCGAAGCCCAACTCGATGGCCGGGACTGGCTGTTCGGCGATTTTTCGCTGGCCGATCTGGAAACCTATGCCTGGCTTGCTGCTATGGCGGATATCGTGCCGGATGCCTTTGTCGACGCGCCTCGGACAGCGGACTGGCTGGCAAGGATGAAAGCACGGCCATCAATCGCGAAAGCGCTCGATCTGGCGACTACGGATAAGCCGGAAAAAGCCTGGGCCCCCGGCCCTGAAATAAATCGCTGGGGATAG
- a CDS encoding amidohydrolase family protein: MPIDLSKIKAIDVHVHAEVSCHDPEDPVMGKFFDAASAYFKAPRERPKIPEIIEIYREQQIAFCLFTVDCESGIGAKRVSNYEIAEYAAKNDDICMAFASIDPHKGKMGAREARDLIENYGVKGFKFHGIMQDAHPADRVAYPIYEVIAEYKLPAIFHTGHSGMGTGMPGGGGVRLKWGQPMLIDDVAVDFPDMNIILAHPSWPWVDESLSMALHKDNVFIDLSGWSPKYFQPQIIQYANGQLRKKMMFGSDFPLIHPQKWIDAAKTVGFKDEVMPGIMKDNAAKLLGLT; encoded by the coding sequence ATGCCGATCGATTTAAGCAAGATCAAAGCCATTGATGTACACGTTCACGCGGAAGTGTCATGCCACGACCCTGAAGATCCGGTGATGGGCAAGTTTTTCGATGCCGCCAGCGCTTATTTCAAAGCCCCGCGCGAGCGTCCGAAAATCCCGGAAATCATCGAGATATATCGCGAGCAGCAAATTGCCTTCTGCCTGTTCACCGTCGATTGCGAAAGCGGGATAGGTGCGAAGCGGGTGTCCAATTACGAGATCGCCGAATATGCCGCCAAGAATGACGACATATGCATGGCCTTTGCCTCGATCGATCCGCACAAGGGAAAAATGGGCGCACGCGAAGCCCGTGACCTGATTGAAAATTACGGGGTCAAGGGCTTCAAGTTCCACGGCATCATGCAGGATGCCCATCCCGCCGACCGCGTTGCCTATCCGATTTACGAAGTGATCGCCGAATATAAATTGCCGGCGATTTTCCACACCGGCCATTCGGGCATGGGCACCGGAATGCCGGGCGGTGGCGGTGTCCGCCTGAAATGGGGTCAGCCGATGCTGATCGATGATGTCGCGGTGGACTTTCCGGATATGAACATCATTCTCGCCCATCCGAGTTGGCCCTGGGTCGACGAAAGCCTTTCGATGGCTTTGCACAAGGACAATGTCTTCATCGATCTGTCCGGCTGGAGCCCGAAATATTTTCAGCCGCAGATCATTCAATATGCCAACGGACAGTTGCGCAAGAAGATGATGTTCGGTTCCGATTTTCCGCTCATCCATCCGCAAAAATGGATTGATGCGGCAAAGACTGTCGGTTTCAAGGACGAAGTGATGCCGGGGATCATGAAAGATAATGCTGCAAAATTGCTGGGGCTGACGTGA
- a CDS encoding PQQ-dependent dehydrogenase, methanol/ethanol family: MRTPLLLISAALALAGCEKGMDLDAPAAITAEKLEQAATNDQDWLSYGRTYDEQRHSPLARINTSNVKDLGLAWFADMDTARGQEATPIVIDGKIYITTAWSKVKAYDAVTGKPLWEYDPEVPGETAANACCDVVNRGLAAWGDRLYFGTLDGRLIALDRATGKQVWSKLTVPAGEPYTITGAPRIIDGKVIIGNGGAEMGVRGYITAYDAEDGEELWRFYTVPDQPGKNTAAHLKAAEATWKGRWWELGGGGTVWDAMAYDPELDLLYIGVGNGSPWNQSYRSPGGGDNLYISSIVALRPSTGEYVWHYQTTPGETWDFTATQHIMLADLEIDGKARKILMQAPKNGFFYVLDRATGELLSANNYVATNWATGIDMKTGRPIENPEARIDQTGKPFVVTPGPGGGHNWQPMAYNPEAGLVYIPVQEAAFPYIPEANWKSATIGFNTGMDFAAGAMPADANIRAASLAATKGALVAWDPVAQKERWRVKFQGPWNGGLLSTAGGLVFQGNSASRFAAYNAVSGEMLWDTPVQTGIMAPPVTYSVNGEQYVAVLAGWGGSWALSPGIFSEVGGPVRNISRLLVYKLGGTAKLPPETPLSRLPIDPPAEKGTADQISAGGRLFGRFCGVCHGDAAYGSTLLPDLRRSGLLHDPDSWKAVVFDGILKDNGMVSFKEVISADQAEAIRHYIIRRAHEDKALGDK, encoded by the coding sequence ATGCGAACGCCATTATTGTTGATATCTGCCGCGCTGGCACTGGCCGGTTGCGAGAAGGGCATGGATCTGGATGCGCCGGCTGCTATCACTGCGGAGAAGCTTGAGCAGGCTGCGACCAATGATCAGGACTGGTTGAGCTACGGCCGGACCTATGACGAGCAACGCCACTCTCCGCTGGCCAGGATCAACACCTCCAATGTCAAGGATCTGGGCCTCGCATGGTTCGCCGACATGGACACCGCGCGCGGACAGGAAGCGACGCCGATCGTTATTGACGGCAAGATTTATATCACCACCGCATGGTCGAAAGTGAAGGCTTATGATGCCGTAACCGGGAAGCCTCTATGGGAATATGATCCTGAAGTGCCCGGAGAAACGGCCGCGAATGCCTGTTGCGATGTCGTCAATCGCGGACTTGCGGCCTGGGGTGACCGGCTATATTTCGGTACTTTGGATGGCCGGCTTATCGCACTGGACCGGGCTACCGGCAAGCAAGTCTGGTCGAAGCTGACCGTTCCGGCAGGAGAACCTTATACGATCACCGGTGCGCCGCGGATCATCGACGGCAAGGTGATTATCGGAAATGGCGGCGCGGAAATGGGCGTGCGCGGTTATATCACCGCTTATGATGCGGAAGACGGCGAAGAGCTCTGGCGCTTCTATACTGTACCTGATCAGCCCGGCAAGAATACAGCAGCACATCTGAAAGCCGCCGAAGCGACCTGGAAAGGCAGGTGGTGGGAGCTTGGCGGCGGCGGAACCGTCTGGGATGCCATGGCTTATGATCCCGAGCTTGATCTGCTTTATATTGGTGTCGGCAATGGCTCTCCGTGGAACCAGTCTTATCGCTCACCCGGTGGCGGCGATAATCTCTATATCAGTTCCATCGTGGCCTTGCGTCCATCGACCGGTGAATATGTCTGGCATTATCAGACCACGCCGGGAGAAACCTGGGACTTTACTGCGACCCAGCATATCATGCTGGCCGATCTTGAGATCGACGGCAAGGCCCGCAAGATACTTATGCAGGCGCCGAAAAACGGCTTCTTCTATGTTCTCGACCGGGCGACCGGTGAATTGCTGTCGGCGAATAATTATGTCGCGACCAACTGGGCGACCGGCATCGATATGAAGACCGGTCGGCCAATCGAAAATCCGGAAGCGCGGATCGACCAGACGGGCAAGCCGTTTGTGGTGACGCCTGGCCCGGGTGGTGGGCATAATTGGCAACCCATGGCCTATAATCCAGAAGCCGGACTGGTCTATATCCCGGTACAGGAAGCAGCCTTTCCCTATATCCCGGAAGCGAACTGGAAAAGTGCTACCATCGGCTTCAACACCGGCATGGATTTTGCGGCTGGCGCCATGCCTGCTGACGCGAATATTCGCGCAGCCTCTCTGGCGGCAACCAAGGGGGCCTTGGTCGCCTGGGATCCGGTTGCACAAAAGGAGCGCTGGCGGGTGAAGTTTCAGGGACCGTGGAACGGTGGCCTCTTGTCGACAGCTGGCGGTCTGGTCTTTCAGGGCAATTCGGCTTCGAGATTTGCGGCCTATAATGCGGTAAGCGGCGAAATGCTGTGGGATACGCCGGTTCAGACCGGTATCATGGCACCGCCGGTCACCTATAGCGTGAATGGCGAACAATATGTCGCGGTGCTTGCAGGCTGGGGCGGTTCCTGGGCTTTGTCTCCTGGAATTTTCTCCGAGGTTGGCGGCCCGGTTCGCAATATCTCGCGGTTGCTGGTCTATAAATTGGGTGGCACAGCGAAGCTTCCTCCCGAGACTCCATTGTCGCGGCTCCCGATTGATCCGCCGGCTGAAAAAGGTACTGCCGATCAGATCTCTGCAGGTGGGCGTCTGTTTGGTCGCTTCTGCGGTGTTTGCCATGGCGATGCCGCATACGGCAGTACGCTGCTACCCGACCTGCGTCGCAGCGGATTATTGCACGACCCTGACAGCTGGAAAGCGGTCGTTTTCGACGGGATTCTCAAGGACAACGGCATGGTCAGTTTCAAGGAAGTAATATCTGCAGACCAGGCCGAAGCGATCAGGCATTATATCATCAGACGCGCCCACGAAGACAAAGCTCTGGGCGATAAATAG
- a CDS encoding aldehyde dehydrogenase family protein, with the protein MNEMSTISLAQHDYSDAAKKALSRKPSLFINNEWVSSSADKNLAVIDPSSGKEISRIVDATDSDVDKAVAAARAAFDDGRWTGLPPIAREQMIHALADLVEKHAGELAELESIDNGKPVGMSSTVDIPAAVGMLHYMAGWATKLGADSISPMSTPNGAFHSYVRREPVGVAGLIVPWNFPLLMAVLKVAPAMAAGCTVVLKPAEQTSLTALRLADLIAEAGFPAGVINVITGNGHTAGDRLVRHRDVDKIAFTGSTEVGKIINRTATDTLKRVTLELGGKSPVIVLPDVDVAQVAPGAAGAIFFNAGQVCVAGSRLYAHSSIFDKVVEGIAETAAFWAPRPSLDPAAHMGPLVSEEQYTRVMDYIDQGKKAGASVAMGGDCPTSDGYYVNPTVLVDVKPDMSVVREEIFGPVVCAQRFDDLDEVAKQANDSCFGLAASVWTKDVSAMHQMCAKLKAGTVWGNCHGVIDPALPFGGYKESGLGREQGRQGVEAYTELKSVIIQL; encoded by the coding sequence ATGAATGAGATGTCGACGATATCGCTGGCGCAACACGATTATTCGGATGCCGCAAAAAAGGCATTATCACGCAAGCCTTCGCTATTTATCAACAACGAGTGGGTGAGTTCGTCAGCGGACAAGAATCTGGCGGTTATCGATCCGTCTTCCGGCAAGGAAATTAGCCGGATTGTCGATGCGACCGACTCCGATGTCGACAAGGCGGTTGCTGCGGCGCGTGCCGCTTTCGATGATGGTCGCTGGACCGGTCTGCCTCCCATTGCACGGGAACAGATGATCCATGCTCTTGCGGATCTGGTCGAGAAACATGCCGGCGAACTGGCAGAGCTGGAATCGATCGACAATGGCAAGCCGGTCGGCATGTCTTCGACGGTCGATATTCCTGCTGCGGTCGGAATGTTGCATTATATGGCAGGCTGGGCGACGAAGCTTGGTGCCGATTCCATATCGCCGATGTCGACGCCAAATGGTGCGTTCCACAGCTATGTGCGGCGTGAACCTGTTGGCGTCGCCGGCCTGATCGTTCCATGGAATTTTCCGCTGTTGATGGCCGTTCTCAAGGTGGCTCCAGCGATGGCGGCCGGCTGTACGGTGGTTTTGAAGCCGGCGGAACAGACTTCGCTAACAGCACTGCGTCTTGCGGATCTGATCGCCGAGGCCGGTTTTCCGGCAGGTGTTATCAATGTCATTACCGGCAATGGTCATACGGCGGGTGATCGTCTGGTGCGTCACCGGGATGTCGACAAGATTGCATTCACCGGTTCGACCGAAGTGGGCAAGATCATCAACCGCACCGCAACCGACACGCTGAAGCGCGTCACGCTGGAACTGGGAGGGAAGTCTCCCGTCATCGTTCTGCCGGATGTGGATGTGGCGCAAGTTGCTCCCGGTGCTGCCGGAGCGATTTTCTTCAACGCAGGACAGGTCTGCGTCGCGGGTTCCCGCCTATATGCCCACAGCTCGATCTTCGACAAGGTGGTCGAGGGTATTGCCGAGACAGCAGCATTCTGGGCCCCGCGTCCTTCACTTGATCCTGCGGCCCATATGGGACCGCTGGTTTCGGAAGAACAATATACGCGGGTCATGGACTATATCGACCAGGGCAAGAAAGCCGGGGCATCGGTTGCCATGGGCGGCGATTGTCCGACTTCGGATGGCTATTATGTCAATCCGACGGTGCTGGTCGACGTGAAGCCGGACATGAGCGTTGTACGCGAGGAAATTTTCGGGCCGGTCGTCTGTGCACAGCGTTTTGACGATCTCGATGAAGTTGCAAAGCAGGCCAATGACAGTTGCTTTGGCCTAGCCGCCAGCGTCTGGACGAAGGACGTTTCCGCCATGCATCAAATGTGCGCGAAGCTGAAAGCGGGCACGGTCTGGGGCAATTGCCACGGCGTGATCGACCCGGCCCTGCCATTTGGCGGCTACAAGGAATCGGGCCTCGGACGGGAGCAAGGACGCCAGGGTGTCGAAGCCTATACCGAACTCAAGTCCGTTATCATCCAGCTCTGA